Proteins encoded together in one Anopheles darlingi chromosome 3, idAnoDarlMG_H_01, whole genome shotgun sequence window:
- the LOC125954859 gene encoding uncharacterized protein LOC125954859 isoform X2: protein MGDMGAGCWQYCNINGPFPPNMVRAGIDTDGDVIYVGRAFHEGDMIPAKVIPTKNLAFVCYGGEEILKEDFEVLRYGAFVWEFATAGSVPVTAVRIGATADGEPLYMGRAIHNGSQTPGKVQPSHGCCYIPFDGEEVSKPEYEVLCVR from the coding sequence ctggctgctggcaaTACTGCAACATAAATGGACCATTCCCGCCCAATATGGTACGTGCCGGTATCGATACAGATGGTGACGTCATCTACGTTGGTCGGGCCTTCCACGAAGGTGACATGATTCCGGCCAAGGTAATTCCCACGAAGAACCTGGCGTTCGTCTGCTACGGTGGAGAGGAAATCTTGAAGGAGGACTTCGAAGTGCTTCGATATGGAGCATTTGTTTGGGAGTTCGCGACCGCCGGTTCGGTACCGGTTACGGCCGTCAGAATCGGTGCGACGGCCGATGGTGAGCCGCTGTACATGGGGCGCGCCATTCACAATGGATCCCAGACACCGGGAAAGGTACAACCGTCTCACGGCTGTTGCTATATTCCGTTTGACGGAGAGGAGGTTAGCAAGCCCGAATACGAGGTTCTGTGTGTCCGATGA